A genomic region of Drosophila kikkawai strain 14028-0561.14 chromosome X, DkikHiC1v2, whole genome shotgun sequence contains the following coding sequences:
- the I-3 gene encoding E3 ubiquitin-protein ligase PPP1R11 yields MDQPKTNVSTIDAETEPKLPAPATKVLLIGSSPVTAEIEIQAVPVPEDTGCVLRLRLASQVPQTSRRRVCFHEGVVDNEHLNRRKSKCCCIYRKPHAFDESSSSADDECEHCFGHPEVRTRNRLEKQRRRRPTCGCCSCGACHQTTNQGEGGSQTEVHKQQELETQQDEGQIVTDRCEPTQEQYESPVPSHS; encoded by the coding sequence ATGGATCAGCCAAAGACCAATGTCTCGACCATCGATGCTGAGACCGAGCCAAAGTTACCAGCACCCGCGACCAAGGTGTTGCTCATAGGATCAAGTCCCGTAACGGCAGAGATCGAGATCCAGGCAGTGCCAGTGCCCGAGGACACGGGCTGTGTGCTTCGGCTACGGCTCGCCTCTCAGGTGCCGCAGACTTCGCGGCGGCGCGTCTGCTTCCACGAGGGCGTCGTCGACAACGAGCACTTGAATCGGCGCAAGTCCAAGTGCTGCTGCATCTACCGCAAGCCGCATGCCTTTGACGAGAGCTCTTCGTCTGCGGACGATGAGTGCGAGCACTGCTTCGGCCATCCGGAGGTCAGGACCCGTAACCGGCTGGAGAAGCAGCGTAGGCGTCGGCCAacctgcggctgctgctcctgcggGGCCTGTCACCAGACCACCAATCAAGGTGAAGGCGGCAGTCAGACGGAAGTCCAcaagcagcaggagctggaaACCCAACAGGATGAGGGTCAGATCGTCACCGATCGATGTGAGCCCACCCAGGAGCAGTACGAGTCCCCAGTCCCAAGCCATTCTTGA